One part of the Osmerus mordax isolate fOsmMor3 chromosome 18, fOsmMor3.pri, whole genome shotgun sequence genome encodes these proteins:
- the parp10 gene encoding protein mono-ADP-ribosyltransferase PARP10 produces the protein MSVESQEERTVEVSGFPEVVDEDLLSMYFTNKRRSGGGTLISLEVVGRQAVLVFEEVEAAARVLSKRPHVLRNIEMTVRKPASKDAGRMLLRGVNPTTSMDLVELYVENLIGLDMEDYKLERFPGKDLVLIHLHQPFSKDFQRISANIYKKPLDGCSITLEQIEQTDSILVENLHSGTTEDMLTLYFESKRGGGRDVKEATIMPNGVARVSFESFESVEHVLKLPHKLEDTELTVKPYLAFLQPEENLSTENTVNMTAESSPTVMEDTQIESISQSQPSSLEVASSIDQTVSNQTALEMAAASAEPEEAGAEVTMEELPAESELFSGHIPIPDPVKLTLLQMSPVLVDIQQAHPGFNMQVKDDGVHMSGPEKLGLEQLKNTILEFLGGIAQAHLTFDPKKARFLQDQKVKDQLLQTLNNQGTPCIYNVTDCVVVVSSLSLNLVSQACNALKSLISEFSISVDAKYESTLYSQECSVFFQSLDFCSATVSEKGNGIEVLTLKGMENKKKAKVVEFLSTPIERETVIPMEQGMLKYIQIHCHQLLADMDQVSIFPLEAEDICGLRIHGNVGSCQMADEVLREVISSVCTRTITVNKPGVARFLVQEEGTSILGEMQAKFQVYISLEKVHWEPLENEDIYEMAWKMTLPQNYQRVSLDGSTQDPTSALSITDNSDNPDRGLIEDAKKLFSAMDETVDKTTDMEQEDLYSAEEEMLPSTSDQGSDGVIDVELADTPCPLVVEQAAASGPLVASDGHGSTDLYSTLDEEAQLSLAIQFSMETANMSSTTPVAERSQLNKAVHMSLQDTIKAANTGQIFVFAGYSCDLIRVDIALGKKVTLRQVEEKMEHKSLKSLSEFHMRCLELIKRKHAVEIQIEGTTATISGFKDYVNEALPDMKLLMKRISSSVSDVDILKTVQWVWLDQGTKATKPYAPDVTVFIENAWKMRQKKIDIVLNNQPYIINFEKMEEHNVTTGKSVPITRKMLSSGDLFTELPEEDYSLLSTLPETSRVNEECDEFQDVVKEFYDSIQEFHNKIRIIKVEKLMNRLLFNQYKLKKASISQSATEVEVEQTLFHGTSESSVKEICIHGFNRSFCGKNATVYGQGVYFAVESALSVQDQYSPPNADGHKFVFVTKVLTGDFTKGSHDMKTAPLKENSTIPLRYDSVTDNPRKPSLFVIFNDTQAFPQYLITCQKIHR, from the exons ATGTCTGTTGAAAGccaagaggagaggacagtggaGGTGAGTGGGTTCCCCGAAGTAGTGGATGAAGACCTGCTGTCAATGTACTTCACCAACAAGAGACGCTCTGGTGGAGGAACTCTTATCTCACTGGAGGTGGTGGGAAGACAGGCTGTGCTGGTATTTGAGGAAGTTGAAG CTGCAGCAAGGGTTTTATCCAAACGACCCCATGTTCTGCGTAACATTGAAATGACGGTGAGAAAACCAGCCTCAAAGGATGCTGGGAGGATGCTTCTGCGTGGGGTCAACCCCACAACTTCTATGGACTTGGTGGAGCTTTATGTTGAGAATTTGATAGGGTTGGACATGGAAGACTACAAATTGGAACGTTTTCCCGGGAAAGACTTGGTCCTTATCCACTTGCATCAACCTTTTTCTAAAG ATTTTCAACGTATTAGTGCAAATATTTATAAAAAGCCTTTGGATGGGTGCAGTATCACTCTGGAACAGATTGAGCAAACTGACTCCATCCTTGTGGAGAACTTACACAGTGGCACCACTGAGGACATGCTCACGCTTTACTTTGAGAGCAAGCGAGGCGGGGGCCGAGATGTGAAGGAGGCCACTATAATGCCAAACGGCGTGGCCAGAGTCTCCTTTGAAAGTTTTGAAT CTGTGGAGCATGTCCTGAAACTACCCCACAAACTGGAGGACACCGAGTTGACTGTGAAGCCTTACCTTGCCTTCCTCCAACCAGAGGAAAACCTATCAACTGAGAACACTGTAAACATGACAGCAGAAAGTAGCCCCACTGTTATGGAGGACACACAGATAGAGAGTATCAGTCAGTCACAGCCCAGTTCTCTCGAAGTGGCGAGTTCCATTGACCAGACTGTCTCCAACCAGACTGCTTTGGAGATGGCTGCTGCTTCTGCAGAGCCTGAAGAAGCAGGAGCAGAGGTAACCATGGAAGAACTCCCAGCTGAATCAGAACTCTTCTCCGGTCACATCCCCATCCCAGACCCAGTGAAGCTCACCCTTCTCCAGATGAGTCCGGTGTTAGTAGACATCCAGCAAGCCCACCCCGGGTTCAACATGCAGGTTAAAGATGATGGTGTGCACATGTCAGGGCCTGAGAAACTGGGTCTGGAACAGCTGAAAAACACCATCCTGGAGTTTCTTGGTGGTATTGCTCAGGCGCATTTAACTTTTGACCCAAAGAAGGCCCGGTTTCTCCAGGACCAGAAAGTGAAGGATCAGCTACTACAGACTCTTAACAATCAGGGGACACCTTGTATTTACAATGTAACAGATTGTGTTGTTGTGGTATCGTCGCTGTCGCTGAACTTAGTAAGCCAGGCGTGTAACGCATTAAAATCTCTAATATCTGAGTTCAGCATATCAGTAGATGCAAAATATGAGAGTACGCTGTACTCCCAAGAGTGTTCAGTATTTTTCCAATCTTTGGACTTTTGCTCTGCCACCGTGTCAGAGAAAGGTAACGGGATTGAGGTTCTGACTCTGAAAGGGATGGAGAACAAGAAAAAGGCCAAAGTCGTGGAGTTCCTAAGTACACCCATCGAAAGAGAGACTGTCATACCCATGGAGCAAGGCATGCTGAAATACATTCAGATCCATTGTCATCAACTGCTGGCTGACATGGATCAAGTTTCTATATTTCCTCTGGAGGCTGAGGACATCTGTGGTCTTAGA ATCCATGGCAACGTGGGTTCCTGTCAGATGGCCGACGAGGTGCTGAGAGAAGTGATCTCCTCCGTGTGCACCAGGACCATCACAGTGAACAAGCCGGGTGTGGCCCGCTTCCTGGTCCAGGAGGAAGGCACCAGCATTCTGGGGGAGATGCAGGCCAAGTTCCAGGTGTACATCAGCCTGGAGAAGGTGCACTGGGAACCTCTGGAGAATGAG GACATCTATGAGATGGCGTGGAAGATGACATTACCTCAAAACTACCAGAGAGTTTCGTTGGATGGTTCTACGCAGGACCCAACATCAGCATTGAGCATCACTGACAATTCCGACAATCCTGACAGAG GTCTTATTGAGGATGCAAAGAAACTCTTCTCTGCCATGGATGAGACTGTGGACAAAACCACTGACATGGAGCAAGAGGATCTGTACTCGGCAGAAGAAGAAATGCTTCCCAGCACATCAGACCAGGGCTCAGATGGTGTCATTGACGTAGAGTTGGCGGACACTCCATGCCCCTTAGTTGTTGAACAGGCGGCAGCTAGTGGGCCACTTGTGGCCAGTGATGGACACGGTTCCACTGATCTGTACAGCACCTTAGATGAAGAAGCCCAGCTCTCCTTAGCCATCCAATTTTCCATGGAGACAGCCAACATGTCTTCCACCACTCCCGTAGCTGAAAGGTCCCAGCTGAACAAGGCTGTCCACATGTCCCTCCAGGACACCATCAAGGCAGCTAACACGGGCCAGATCTTTGTGTTTGCTGGTTATTCCTGTGACCTCATCAGAGTGGACATCGCTCTAGGGAAGAAGGTGACCCTGAGGCAGGTTGAGGAGAAAATGGAGCACAAGAGCCTGAAGAGTTTGTCAGAGTTCCACATGAGATGCTTGGAGCTCATCAAGAGGAAGCACGCTGTGGAGATCCAGATTGAGGGCACGACTGCCACCATCTCCGGGTTCAAGGACTACGTGAATGAGGCTCTGCCCGACATGAAGCTGCTGATGAAGAGGATCTCCAGCTCGGTGTCGGACGTGGACATTCTGAAGACGGTGCAGTGGGTGTGGCTTGACCAGGGAACCAAGGCGACGAAGCCTTACGCTCCAGATGTAACTGTGTTTATTGAGAATGCCTGGAAGATGAGGCAGAAGAAGATTGACATAGTGTTGAACAATCAGCCTTACATCATCAATTTCGAGAAAATGGAAGAGCACAACGTCACCACCGGTAAATCTGTACCTATCACAAGGAAAATGCTGAGTTCGGGGGATTTATTCACAGAATTACCAG AGGAGGATTACAGTCTACTCTCTACCCTGCCAGAAACATCCAGAGTCAACGAAGAGTGTGATGAATTCCAGGATGTTGTGAAAGAGTTTTATGACAGCATACAGGAATTCCACAACAAAATACGAATTATCAAG GTGGAGAAGCTCATGAATAGACTACTGTTTAATCAGTACAAGCTGAAGAAAGCTAGCATTTCACAAAGTGCAACTGAAGTGGAAGTCGAGCAGACGTTGTTCCATGGCACGAGTGAGTCGAGTGTGAAGGAGATATGCATTCATGGATTCAACCGAAGCTTTTGTGGAAAGAATG CCACTGTGTATGGTCAAGGAGTTTACTTTGCTGTGGAGTCTGCCCTGTCGGTCCAGGACCAGTACTCACCCCCCAATGCAGATGGACAcaagtttgtgtttgtaaccAAGGTGCTGACTGGGGACTTCACCAAGGGCAGTCATGATATGAAAACCGCCCCTCTGAAGGAGAACTCAACTATACCCCTCAGATATGACAGTGTAACCGACAATCCCAGGAAACCCTCACTGTTTGTCATCTTTAATGACACACAAGCCTTCCCACAATATCTCATTACATGTCAAAAAATTCACCGCTGA
- the LOC136962084 gene encoding CMP-N-acetylneuraminate-beta-galactosamide-alpha-2,3-sialyltransferase 1-like — protein MSLFKMRKIRAFTLLFCIITFSTFLFSYTFPDPSLYFYKYASRWSDSLFSKGFCACHHCMTEPDDDPWFTERFNQSVHPFMTTRNSVLSEETFRWWQWLQSEKQPANFSQVVEKLFQVIPDEQLYMDANPERCRTCAVVGNSGNLKGAQYGGLIDSNNIIIRMNQAPISGFEEDVGSRTTHHVMYPESAIDLENNTNLVLIPFKTLDLQWIISALTTGTIKQTYLPVMSRIKANKYRVIIYNPTFFKYVYDTWLESHGRYPSTGFLSLMFALHICDEVSVFGFGADQFGNWHHYWEENHLGGAFRHTGVHDGDYEYNVTLLLADKHKIKLFKGV, from the exons ATGTCTCTATTCAAAATGAGGAAAATCAGAGCTTTTACTCTGTTGTTTTGCATCATCACCTTTTCAACGTTCCTGTTCAGTTACACTTTCCCTGACCCATCCCTGTACTTCTACAAATATGCTTCTCGCTGGTCAGACAGCCTTTTTTCCAAGGGCTTCTGTGCCTGTCACCATTGTATGACAGAGCCAGATGACGACCCGTGGTTCACAGAGCGCTTCAACCAGTCTGTCCACCCGTTCATGACAACCAGGAACAGTGTCCTCTCAGAAGAGACCTTCAGGTGGTGGCAG TGGCTGCAGTCAGAGAAGCAGCCAGCCAACTTCAGCCAAGTGGTGGAAAAGTTGTTCCAAGTCATCCCTGATGAGCAGCTCTACATGGACGCCAACCCAGAGCGCTGTAGAACCTGCGCTGTGGTGGGGAACTCAGGGAATCTGAAAGGAGCTCAATATGGTGGCCTCATTGATTccaacaacatcatcatcag AATGAACCAGGCACCCATCTCTGGCTTTGAGGAGGATGTGGGCAGCAGGACCACTCACCATGTCATGTACCCAGAGAGTGCCATTGACCTGGAAAACAACACCAATCTGGTGCTGATCCCTTTCAAAACCCTGGATCTTCAATGGATCATCAGTGCACTGACAACAGGCACCATCAAACA AACGTACTTACCTGTCATGTCAAGAATCAAGGCCAACAAGTATAGG GTGATAATTTACAACCCAACCTTTTTCAAATATGTCTACGATACATGGCTAGAAAGCCACGGACGGTATCCATCCACTGGTTTTCTCAGTTTGATGTTTGCTCTTCACATATGTGATGAG GTGAGCGTGTTTGGGTTCGGAGCAGATCAGTTTGGGAACTGGCACCACTATTGGGAAGAGAATCATTTGGGAGGAGCCTTCCGTCACACTGGGGTGCACGACGGAGATTATGAGTACAATGTCACCCTCCTGCtggcagacaaacacaaaattAAACTTTTTAAGGGGGTTTGA